The Pseudomonas moraviensis genome contains the following window.
GCCAGCCGTTCCGGCAATTGCCGTTCGCGGGACAGCACCCGATAGACGTCTGCGGTGAACTGTTCCAGCGGTTGATCGGCATACAAACGCCAGTCCCGCGCCAGGCAGTGATCGAAAAACACATCGAGGACGATCCCGGCGTAGCGCCGCCGCGTTTCGGTAAACCGCCCCAAGGCAGTGTCCACCAGCGGATGGCGATCAGTGAACACGTCGATGCGCCGATGCAGCGCAATCGCCGCTTCAACCTCCGGGTCGAACTGGCCCTGCAGGCGACCTTTGACGAAGTCGCCATACAGGCTGCCGAGTAACTGACCGGGGCGCTGGCCGCCGAGATGCAAATGCGCGAGATAGTTCATGGGCGCAGCTTAGCACTGGGTTCGAACATTCAGCACCCTTGTATCGTTATAACCCGATATAGCGATTTACAAGATGCTCAGACCGTTTTCATATTGGTATATCGCGATCCAACGATTTAAAGTTCGCCTCATCGCGATATATCGCCACTGCCCCCACGAGCCCACGCCATGAACCTCGACCTCGACGAAATAATAAAAGCCCTGGCGCACCCAGTACGGCGAGACATCCTCAACTGGCTGAAAGACCCGAAAAACGAATTCCCCGAGCAGTTGCACAACCACGAATACGGGATTTGCGCCGGGCAGATCGATCAGCGTTGCGGCCTGTCGCAATCGACTGTGTCGGCACACCTGGCGACCCTGCAACGGGCCGGGCTGATCAGCAGCCAAAAGGCCGGGCAGTGGCATTTTTTCAAACGTAACGAGGACGTCATCCAGGCGTTTCTCAGCACCCTCAGTAAAGAGCTCTGACCCTTAACGTCAGCCAGCCGACAAGGAAACCTGCATGCCCCTTTCGCTCCTCATCCTCGCCCTGAGCGCCTTCGCCATCGGCACCACCGAGTTCGTCATCATGGGCCTGCTGCCAGACGTGGCGGCGGACCTCGGCGTGTCGATTCCCGGTGCCGGCTGGCTGGTCACCGGTTACGCCCTGGGCGTGGCAATCGGTGCACCGTTCATGGCGCTGGCCACCGCGAAGCTGCCGCGCAAGGCCGCGCTGGTGGCGTTGATGGGCATCTTTATTGTCGGCAACCTGCTCTGCGCCATTGCCAGCGACTACAACGTGCTGATGTTTGCCCGGGTGGTCACGGCGCTGTGTCACGGTGCGTTCTTCGGCATCGGTTCAGTGGTGGCCGCCGGTCTGGTCGCGCCGAACAAACGTGCCTCGGCGGTGGCGTTGATGTTCACCGGTCTGACCCTGGCCAACGTGTTGGGCGTGCCGCTGGGCACCGCATTGGGTCAGGAAGCCGGCTGGCGTTCGACCTTCTGGGCGGTGACCGTCATCGGGGTGATCGCGCTGATCGGCCTGATCCGCTTCCTGCCGGCCAAGCGTGACGAAGAGAAACTCGACATGCGCGCTGAACTCGCCGCGCTCAAGGGCGCCGGCATCTGGCTGTCGCTGAGCATGACCGCACTGTTCGCCGCCTCGGTGTTCACCCTGTTCACCTATGTCGCCCCACTGCTCGGCGAAGTTACCGGCGTGTCGCCGCGTGGCGTGACCTGGACGCTGATGCTCATCGGTCTGGGCCTGACCGTCGGCAACATCATCGGCGGCAAACTCGCCGACAAAGGCATGGCCGCCACGCTGATCGGCGTGTTCATCAGCATGGCCGTGGTTTCCACGGTGCTGAGCTGGACCAGCGTTGCGCTGATCCCGACCGAGATCACCTTGTTCCTCTGGGCCACCGCCTGTTTCGCCGCTGTGCCGGCGCTGCAAGTCAACGTGGTGACCTTCGGCAAGGCTGCGCCAAATCTGGTCTCGACCCTGAACATCGGCGCCTTCAACGTCGGCAACGCCCTCGGCGCCTGGGTCGGCGGCAGCGTCATCGCCCACGGCTACGGCCTGACCAGCGTGCCACTGGCCGCCGCCGCACTCGCCGTACTGGCCCTGCTGGTGACCCTGATTACTTTCCGCCAGAACGGCAATGCCGAGCTGGCCGCTGCTTCCCACTGATCAACTTCCTTATCAAGAGAGACTTTTAGACATGGCGACTATTTTCGACCCGATCAAACTTGGCGACATCGAGCTGAACAACCGCATCATCATGGCCCCGCTGACCCGCTGCCGCGCCGACGAAGGTCGTGTGCCGAACGCGCTGATGGCCGAATACTACGTGCAACGCGCCTCGGCCGGCCTGATCCTCAGCGAAGCCACTTCGGTAACGCCGATGGGCGTTGGCTACCCGGACACCCCGGGCATCTGGTCCAACGATCAAGTGCGTGGCTGGGCCAATGTGACCAAGGCGATTCACGCTGCCGGCGGCAAGATCTTCCTGCAACTGTGGCACGTTGGCCGCATCTCTCACCCTTCGTACTTGAACGGTGAAGCGCCGGTGGCACCAAGCGCCATCCAGCCAAAGGGCCACGTCAGCCTGGTGCGCCCACTGGCCGACTACCCAACCCCGCGCGCCCTGGAAACCGCTGAAATCGCCGACATCGTCGACGCCTACCGCACCGGTGCCGAAAACGCCAAGGCCGCCGGTTTCGACGGCGTGGAAATCCATGGCGCCAACGGTTACCTGCTCGACCAGTTCCTGCAAAGCAGCACCAACCAGCGCACCGATCAGTACGGTGGCTCGCTGGAAAACCGTGCGCGCCTCTTGCTGGAAGTAACCGATGCCGCGATCGACGTCTGGGGCGCCGGCCGCGTTGGTGTGCACCTGGCACCGCGTGCCGACTCCCACGACATGGGCGATGACAACCTCGCGGAGACCTTCACCTATGTCGCTCGTGAACTGGGCAAGCGCGGCATCGCGTTCATCTGCTCACGGGAAAAAGAAGGCGCCGACAGCCTCGGCCCGCAACTGAAAGAAGCTTTCGGTGGCCCGTACATCGCCAACGAAAAATTCACCAAGGACAGCGCCAACGAGTGGCTGGCCAGCGGTAAGGCTGACGCGGTGGCGTTCGGCGTGCCGTTCATTGCCAACCCGGATCTGCCCGCCCGTTTGCAGGCTGATGCACCGTTGAACGAGCCGCATCCGGAAACTTTCTATGGCAAGGGTCCGGTGGGTTACATCGACTATCCGACGCTGTAACCAAGCGGTAGCGCAGAAATGAAGAAGCCCCTGACTCGTGAGAGTCAGGGGCTTTTTGTTGTTCGGCTTCAGATTTGTTGCGTGGCACGACGCGTAGCCCCTCACCCCAGCCCTCTCCCGAGGGAGAGGGAGCCGATTTGCAGAGCTTTCAGAACCTGAGTTCGGCGGAGATATTCCAGGTCGGCGTATCTTGTAAGAGCAGCCCGGTCGGTCACCTCTCCCTCTGGGAGAGGGCTAGGGTGAGGGGAAAGCGGCGAAACACGGTTTCACAAGAGCTACACAATTTCCCTACAAAATGCACGGCTCGCTGCGTTTAAACTCCCCGCCGCGATCATCAGCCATGGCGGCTGATTGACATCTCCCCGGGCAATTGCGCATTTTGTTTCATTTGCGCAGGCTCGGGCTCAGGCGCAGCATGTCCAGCCCGGTGTCGACCCAGCGTTCAGCCTCGGCGTGCAATTCGAAGCTGTCCGGGGCCAGCAGCCAGCCGTACAGCAGGCCGTCGATGTAGGCATGAATGCTGATGGCCGCGCGGGCAGTGTCGAGATCTTCCGGCAACTGGCCGCGATTCACCGCATTACGCAGGGTCAGGCCGATGCGCAGGTTGCAATCGAGACTGGCCGTCCGGCGCTGCTGGCGCAGATCGCACATTTCATCGGTGAACTCGCACTTATGAAACAGAATTTCGTTGATGCGCCGGGTTTTCGGATCCAGTGCAACTTGATGAAACAAATGAATCAGCAACTGCCGCATGCAGCCCAGCGGGTCTGGCTCGTCTTCGCTTTCACTGGCCTTGGCCAGTTCATCCAGCGGTTCGTGCAGGCTGTCGAGCATGGCCTGGACCAGATCGGCCTTGTTGCTGAAATGCCAGTAGATGGCGCCACGCGTCACGCCGGCGAGGGTCGCGATGTCCGCCAGGGTGGTGCGGGCAACCCCCCTTTCATAGAAGGCTTTCTCGGCCGCTTCCAGAATCTGGCTGCGGGTTTCCTGAGCTTCCTCTTTGGTACGACGGACCATGGCAGTAAAACCTCAAACAGGATGTTTCAGGGATGGCTGAATATCCGCTGAATAAAGAGGGGGCGATCTCTCGTGAATCGACTCCCCGGCCTACAATTTCAAACCTTGCGACGACTTTTGTAACAGGGTGGATACGCGGCGCAGGTGTTTACAAACAACCATGAACGTAAGTATATTACTTAGCAAGCTACTTATCCACCCGGTGCCCGATTTTTACTCTTTCACACTTCTTGTGCGCTTCTTGCGCGCCTGACCCGAGGATCTTCATGCAATTCAAGCCAGCTGTTACCGCTCTGGTCACTGCCGTCGCCCTGGCATCGCTGCTCAGCGGATGTAAAAAGGAAGAAGCGGCCCCTGCCGCTCCGCCCCCTCAGGTCGGCGTCGTCACTCTGCAACCACAAGCCTTTACCCTCACCTCCGAGCTGCCGGGCCGCACCAGTGCGTTCCGCATCGCCGAAGTCCGGCCGCAGGTCAACGGCATCATTCTCAAGCGTCTGTTCAAGGAAGGCGCCGACGTCAAGGCCGGCCAGCAGCTGTATCAGATCGATCCGTCGGTGTATGAAGCGACGCTGAAAAGCGCCGAAGCCGAGCTGCGTTCGACCAAGTCGATCTCCGACCGCTACAAGCAACTGGTCGATGAGCAGGCCGTCAGCCGTCAGGAATACGACACTGCGCTGGCCAACCGCTTGCAATCGGAAGCGTCCCTTCAGAGCGCGCAGATCAACGTGCGTTACACCAAGGTCTATGCGCCGATCTCCGGCCGCATTGGCCGTTCTTCGGTGACCGAAGGCGCACTGGTCAGCAATGGTCAGGCCGACGCGATGGCGGTGATTCAACAGCTCGATCCGATCTACGTCGACGTCACCCAGTCGTCGGTGGAACTGCTGGAGCTGCGCCGCGAACTGGAAAGCGGCCGTCTGCAGAAGGCCGGCGACAACGCCGCGGCAGTCAAGCTGACCCTGGAAGACGGCAGCCAGTACAAGCTCGACGGCAAGCTGGAATTCTCCGAAGTCTCGGTTGACCAGACCACTGGCTCGGTGACCCTGCGCGCGGTGTTCCCGAACCCGGATCACACCCTGCTGCCAGGCATGTTCGTTCACGCCCAGCTGCAGGCCGGCGTCAACAGCGCAGCGATTCTCGCGCCGCAGCAAGGCGTGACCCGCGACCTCAAAGGCACCCCGACGGCACTGGTGGTCGGCGCTGACAACAAGGTCGAGCTGCGTCAGCTCAAGGCCAGCCGCACCGTCGGCAGCCAGTGGCTGATCGAAGACGGCCTGAAAGCCGGCGATCGTCTGATCACCGAAGGGCTGCAGTACGTCAAACCGGGCGTCGAGGTCAAAGCGACCGAGGCGACGAACGTCGGCACCAAGAACCCGGCCCCCGCACAGGCAGCTGACAAAGCCGCCGGCGGCAAAGGGGAGTAACCCATGTCAAAATTCTTCATCGACCGTCCGATTTTCGCCTGGGTGATCGCCCTGGTGATCATGCTGGTCGGGGCACTTTCGATCCTGAAATTGCCGATCAACCAATACCCGAGCATTGCGCCACCGGCCATTGCGATCCAAGTGACCTACCCAGGTGCGTCCGCACAAACCGTGCAGGACACCGTGGTCCAGGTCATCGAGCAACAGCTCAACGGTATCGACAACCTGCGTTATGTGTCGTCGGAAAGTAACTCCGACGGCAGCATGACCATCACCGCGACCTTCGAGCAAGGCACCAACTCCGACACCGCGCAGGTTCAGGTCCAGAACAAGCTGAACCTGGCCACCCCGCTGCTGCCGCAGGAAGTGCAGCAACAGGGTATCCGCGTGACCAAGGCAGTGAAGAACTTCCTGCTGGTGATCGGCGTGGTGTCGCGTGACGGCAGCATGACCAAGGACGACCTGTCCAACTACATCGTGTCGAACATGCAGGACCCGATCTCGCGAACTGCCGGTGTCGGTGACTTCCAGGTCTTCGGTGCGCAGTACGCGATGCGTATCTGGCTCGACCCGGCCAAGTTGAACAACTTCAACCTGACCCCGGTCGACGTGAAAAACGCCATTGCCGCGCAGAACGTTCAGGTTTCGTCCGGTCAGCTCGGTGGCTTGCCTGCCGTGCAGGGCCAGCAACTGAACGCGACGATCATCGGCAAGACCCGTCTGCAGACCGCCGAGCAGTTCAAGGAAATCCTCCTCAAGGTCAACAAGGACGGCTCGCAGGTTCGCCTCAAAGACGTCGCTGAAGTCGGCCTGGGCGGTGAGAACTACGCGATCAGCGCCCAGTTCAACGGCAGCCCGGCGTCCGGTCTGGCGGTGAAACTGGCCAACGGCGCCAACGCCCTCGACACCGCCAAAGCACTGCGCAACACCATCGACAGCCTCAAGCCGTTCTTCCCGCAAGGCATGGAAGTGGTGTTCCCGTACGACACCACCCCGGTGGTGACCGAGTCGATCAAAGGCGTGGTGCACACGCTGGTCGAAGCGATCGCGCTGGTGTTCCTGGTGATGTTCCTGTTCCTGCAGAACTTCCGCGCCACCGTCATCACCACGATGACCGTGCCAGTGGTACTGCTCGGTACGTTCGGCATCCTCGCCGCTGCCGGTTTCAGCATCAACACCCTGACCATGTTCGGCATGGTGCTGGCCATCGGTCTGCTGGTGGACGACGCCATCGTCGTGGTGGAGAACGTCGAGCGGGTGATGAGCGAAGAAGGCTTGTCACCGAAGGAAGCGACGAAGAAGTCCATGGGCCAGATCCAAGGCGCGCTGGTGGGTATCGCCCTCGTGCTCTCGGCGGTACTGCTGCCGATGGCATTCTTCAGCGGCTCCACCGGTGTGATCTACAAGCAGTTCTCGATCACCATCGTGTCGGCCATGGCCCTGTCGGTACTGGTTGCCCTGATCTTCACCCCGGCGCTGTGCGCGACCATGCTCAAGCCGATTCCGAAAGGCGAGCACGGTACCCCGAAGAAAGGTTTCTTCGGCTGGTTCAACCGCAACTTCGACCGTGGCGTACGCAGCTACGAGCGCGGCGTCGGCAACATGCTGACCCGCAAGGCTCCGTACCTGCTGGCGTACCTGCTGATCGTCGTGGGCATGATCTGGCTGTTCACCCGCATCCCGACCGCGTTCCTGCCGGAAGAAGACCAGGGCGTTCTGTTCGCTCAGGTGCAGACCCCGGCCGGTTCCAGTGCCCAGCGCACACAAGTGGTCGTGGACGAAATGCGTGAGTACCTGCTGCGTCCCAACAAGGACGGCGGTGAGGCGGACGCGGTGGCTTCGGTGTTCACCGTGACCGGCTTCAACTTCGCTGGCCGTGGGCAGAGCTCGGGTATGGCGTTCATCATGCTCAAGCCGTGGGGCGAACGTAACGCCGACAACAGCGTGTTCAATCTCGCTGCGCGTGCCCAGCAACACTTCTTCAGCTTCCGCGACGCGATGGTGTTTGCCTTCGCCCCGCCAGCGGTTCTGGAATTGGGTAACGCCACCGGTTTCGACGTGTTCCTGCAGGACCGTGCCGGTATCGGTCACGAAAAACTGATGGAAGCGCGTAACCAGTTCCTCGGCATGGCGGCGCAAAGCAAGGTGCTGACCCAGGTGCGTCCGAACGGCCTGAACGATGAGCCGCAGTTCCAGCTGGAAATCGATGACGAGAAGGCCAGTGCCCTCGGCATCACCATCAGCGACATCAACAACACCCTGTCGATCGCGCTGGGCAGTAGCTACGTCAACGACTTCATCGACCGTGGTCGGGTGAAGAAAGTCTACGTGCAGGGCCAACCGGACTCGCGCATGAGCCCGGAAGACCTGAAGAAGTGGTACGTGCGCAACGCCGAAGGCACCATGGTTCCGTTCTCGGCATTCGCCAAGGGCGAGTGGGTCTACGGTTCGCCGAAACTGGCGCGCTACAACGGTGTGGAAGCGGTCGAGGTCCTCGGGGCTCCAGCGCCGGGCTACTCCACCGGTGAAGCGATGGCCGAAGTCGAAGCGATTGCCAAGAAGCTGCCGTCCGGTGTCGGTATCTCCTGGACCGGTCTGTCCTACGAGGAACGTCTGTCCGGCTCGCAAGCGCCAGCGCTGTACGCCCTGTCGCTGCTGATGGTGTTCCTGTGTCTGGCGGCGCTGTATGAAAGCTGGTCGATTCCGATCGCGGTCATGCTCGTGGTACCGCTGGGGATCATCGGTGCACTGATGGCGACCAGTCTGCGCGGTCTGTCCAACGACGTGTACTTCCAGGTAGGCCTGTTGACGACCATCGGTCTGGCGGCTAAAAACGCCATTCTGATCGTCGAATTCGCCAAGGAACTGCATGAACAGGGACGCACCCTGCGTGAAGCGGCAATCGAAGCCTGCCGCATGCGTCTGCGCCCGATCATCATGACCTCGCTGGCCTTCGTCCTCGGCGTGGTACCGCTGGCGATTTCCACCGGCGCCGGTTCAGGCAGTCAACATGCGATCGGTACCGGCGTGATTGGCGGTATGCTCACGGCCACGATCCTGGCGATCTTCTGGGTCCCACTGTTCTTCGTTACTGTGTCGTCGATCGGTCAGCGCAAAAAGACCGACGCGGATGAGACTACTGAAACTCCTAAAGAGGCTGGCCAATGAGCAAGTCGCTACTCTCCATCGCAGTCGCCGCATTCGTGCTGAGCGGTTGCTCGCTGATACCTGACTATCAGCAGCCTGAGGCTCCGGTCGCAGGCCAGTACCCGCAGGGGCCGGCGTATTCGCCGGCCCAGGCTCCGGCGCAAGCCGCGGCCGAACAGGGCTGGAAGCAGTTTTTCCATGACCCTGCCCTGCAACAGCTGATCCAGGTCGCCCTGGAAAACAACCGCGACCTGCGGGTCGCGGCGCTGAACATCGACGCTTACGCGGCGCAGTACCGCATCCAGCGCGCCGACCTGTTCCCGGCGGTGTCGGCCACTGCCGCCGGCAGCCGCCAGCGTCTGCCGGCCCGTGCCTCGCAGACCGGCGAGTCGACTATCAGCAGCTCCTACTCGGCCACGGTCGGGGTCAGCGCCTACGAACTCGACCTGTTCGGTCGAGTGCGCAGCCTGAGCGAGCAAGCGCTGCAACAATACTTCGCCACTGAAGAAGCACGTCGCAGCACACAGATCAGTCTGGTGGCCAACGTCGCCAATGCTTACCTGACCTGGCAGGCGGACAAGGAACTGCTCAAGCTGACTCAGGACACCCTCGGTGCCTTCGAAGAAAGCTACAAGCTGACCAGCCGCAGCAACGAAGTCGGTGTGGCTTCGGCGCTGGATCTGGCGCAGTCGCGCACTTCCGTGGAAAACGCCCGGGCACAATTGGCGCGTTATACCCGCCAGGTCGCGCAGGACGAAAACAGCCTGACCCTGCTGCTCGGCACCGGTATTCCGGCCAATCTGCAAGCGGCCAAACCGCTGGCCGACGACCTGCTCAGCGACGTGCCGGCCGGTCTGCCTTCGGATCTGCTGCAACGTCGTCCGGACATTCTGCAGGCCGAGTACAACCTGAAGGCGGCCAACGCCAACATCGGCGCGGCCCGTGCAGCGTTTTTCCCGAGCATCAGCCTGACCGCCAACGCGGGTAGCCTGAGCCCGGATCTGTCCGGCCTGTTCAAGGGTGGCTCGGGGACGTGGCTGTTCCAGCCGCAGATCAACCTGCCGATCTTCAACGCCGGCAGCCTGCGCGCCAGCCTCGACTACGCCAAGATCCAGAAGGACATTGGCGTGGCGAATTACGAGAAGTCGATTCAGACAGCTTTCCAGGAAGTCGCCGACGGCCTCGCTGCCCGCCAGACCTACACCGAGCAGTTGCAAGCACAGCGTGACTTCGTTCAGGCCAACCAGGATTACTACCGCCTGGCCGAACGTCGCTACCGCATCGGCGTCGACAGCAACCTGACCTTCCTCGATGCCCAGCGTCAGTTGTTCAGCGCGCAACAGGCACTGATCACCGACCGCCTCGCGCAGCTGACCAGTGCGGTCAACCTGTACAAGGCCTTGGGCGGTGGCTGGAATGCGCAGACCGCGCAGAACGAACCGCTGAAAGAAGAAGCGCCGAAGATGAAGCTGTTCTGATCATCGGCTGAATACATCAAGCCCACCTTATTGGTGGGCTTTTTGTTGCCTGTCGGAAAGGTTTGACGGCCGAACTGGCCTCTTCGCGAGCAGGCTCGCTCCCACAGGGAAACGCATTCCAATTGTGGGAGCGAGCCTGCTCGCGAAGAGGACCTCACACCCACCACCTAATCCGGAGGAATCTTGCGTTCGATAACCGCCCAAAACCCGCTTTTCCTAATTGAATCCAATCATCCGCGCCCTTCACCATTCGACCCAGAAAACCAATAACAACAAGGTTCGACACCATGCTCCAGCGCCCTGCCCCGCCCGGCTGACCGCCACCGCTTAACCTCAGACACGCATCACTTTGCCTGCGCCGCACCCGCCGCGACAGCGCAGCCGTTCGCCCTAAAAAAACAAGAGAGACCCAAGTCCATGACAGTTTTCCCTGTGCCTTATGCATTGCCCGGTGTGATCGCCCTGGCCATCGCCGGTCTGGCCCTGCCAGCCAGCGCCGAAGAAGGTGGCTTCGTCGAAGGCGCCAAGGTCAACCTCAACCTGCGCAACTTCTACATCAACCGCAACTTCACCAACCCGACCAAAGCCCAGGGCAAGGCTGAAGAGTGGACGCAGAGTTTCATCCTCGACGCGAAATCCGGCTTCACCCAAGGCACCGTCGGTTTCGGCATGGACGTGCTCGGGCTGTATTCGGTCAAGCTTGATGGCGGTAAAGGCACGGGCGGTACGCAGTTGTTGCCACTGGACCATGACGGTCGCCCGGCGGACAACTTCGGCCGCACCAACGTCGCGTTCAAGGCCAGACTCTCGCAGACCGAAGTCAAGGTCGGTGAGTGGATGCCAGTGCTGCCGATCCTGCGTTCGGACGACGGTCGTTCGTTGCCGCAGACTTTTCGTGGCGGCCAGATCACTTCGAAGGAAATCGCTGGCCTGACCCTCTATGGCGGCCAGTTCCGCGCCAACAGCCCGCGCGACGACAGCAGCATGAGCGACATGTCGATGACCGGCAAAGCCGCGTTCACCTCTGACCGTTTCAACTTCCAGGGCGGCGAATACCTGTTCAACGACAAGCGCACGCAGATCGGCTTATGGAACGCGCAGCTCAAGGACATCTACAGCCAGCAGTACCTCAACGTGCTGCATAGCCAGCCGCTCGGCGACTGGACGCTGGGCGCCAACCTCGGCTTTTTCTATGGCAAGGAAGATGGCAGCGCCCGCGCCGGCGATCTCGACAACAAGACTTGGTACGGGATGTTTTCCGCCAAATACGGCGGCAACACGTTCTACGTCGGCCTGCAGAAACTGACCGGCGACAGCGCGTGGATGCGGGTCAACGGCACCAGTGGCGGCACCCTGGCCAACGACAGCTACAACGCCAGTTATGACAACGCTCAGGAACGCTCCTGGCAACTGCGCCACGACTACAATTTCGCCGCCATGGGCATCCCCGGTCTGACCCTGATGAACCGCTACATCAGTGGCGACAACGTGCACACCGGGACGATTACCGACGGCAAGGAATGGGGTCGCGAATCGGAACTGGGTTACACGGTGCAGAGCGGCACGTTGAAAGACTTGAACGTCAGATGGCGCAACTCGACGATGCGCCGGGATTTCAGCAATAACGAGTTTGATGAGAACCGCTTGATCGTCAGCTACCCGATCAGCCTGCTCTAACTACCGATCCTTGTAGGAGCTGCCGAAGGCTGCGATCTTTTGAGTTTGATTTTTTAAAAACAAGATCAAAAGATCGCAGCCTTCGGCAGCTCCTACACGGGTACGCATTTCCAACTGTGGGAGCGAGCCTGCTCGCGAAAGCGGCAGACCGGTCGCCATTATTCTCGAGATTCGACGCCTAGCTCATCCCAAACCGATTCCGCCAGATGAAACGTCGCATTCGCCGCCGGAATCCCGCAGTAGATCGCGCTCTGCATGATCACTTCCTTGATCTCGCCACGGCTGACGCCATTATTGGCCGCGGCGCGCAGGTGCAGTTTCAGTTCGCCTTCGCGGTTCATGCCGATCAGCATGGCGATGGTGATCAGGCTGCGTGTGTGCCGGGGCAGGCCCGGGCGGGTCCAGATGTCGCCCCAGGCGTGGCGGGTGATCATCTCCTGGAATTCCGAGTTGAACTCGGTCAGCGTGGTCAGGCTGCGATCGACGTGGGCATCACCCAGTACCGCGCGGCGCACTTGCATGCCATCGTCGTAACGTTGTTTCTCGTCCACAAAATCTTCCTCACTGAGCTCGCAAAAACGCCAGCACCCGGTCGCTGAAATCGGTGCCGGCCTGCACGTTGGACAAATGCGCCGCATAGAACTCGGCGTACTCGGCGCCGCGCACATGATCGCGGATGAAA
Protein-coding sequences here:
- a CDS encoding MFS transporter translates to MPLSLLILALSAFAIGTTEFVIMGLLPDVAADLGVSIPGAGWLVTGYALGVAIGAPFMALATAKLPRKAALVALMGIFIVGNLLCAIASDYNVLMFARVVTALCHGAFFGIGSVVAAGLVAPNKRASAVALMFTGLTLANVLGVPLGTALGQEAGWRSTFWAVTVIGVIALIGLIRFLPAKRDEEKLDMRAELAALKGAGIWLSLSMTALFAASVFTLFTYVAPLLGEVTGVSPRGVTWTLMLIGLGLTVGNIIGGKLADKGMAATLIGVFISMAVVSTVLSWTSVALIPTEITLFLWATACFAAVPALQVNVVTFGKAAPNLVSTLNIGAFNVGNALGAWVGGSVIAHGYGLTSVPLAAAALAVLALLVTLITFRQNGNAELAAASH
- the emhR gene encoding efflux system transcriptional repressor EmhR, encoding MVRRTKEEAQETRSQILEAAEKAFYERGVARTTLADIATLAGVTRGAIYWHFSNKADLVQAMLDSLHEPLDELAKASESEDEPDPLGCMRQLLIHLFHQVALDPKTRRINEILFHKCEFTDEMCDLRQQRRTASLDCNLRIGLTLRNAVNRGQLPEDLDTARAAISIHAYIDGLLYGWLLAPDSFELHAEAERWVDTGLDMLRLSPSLRK
- a CDS encoding ArsR/SmtB family transcription factor, whose protein sequence is MNLDLDEIIKALAHPVRRDILNWLKDPKNEFPEQLHNHEYGICAGQIDQRCGLSQSTVSAHLATLQRAGLISSQKAGQWHFFKRNEDVIQAFLSTLSKEL
- a CDS encoding ACP phosphodiesterase; translation: MNYLAHLHLGGQRPGQLLGSLYGDFVKGRLQGQFDPEVEAAIALHRRIDVFTDRHPLVDTALGRFTETRRRYAGIVLDVFFDHCLARDWRLYADQPLEQFTADVYRVLSRERQLPERLAKIAPHMVANDWLGSYREFAVLEQVLRGISRRLTRPEELAGAMQELRRLYEPLSEDFSLFYPQLQDFARHAKPPKI
- the emhB gene encoding efflux RND transporter permease subunit EmhB, encoding MSKFFIDRPIFAWVIALVIMLVGALSILKLPINQYPSIAPPAIAIQVTYPGASAQTVQDTVVQVIEQQLNGIDNLRYVSSESNSDGSMTITATFEQGTNSDTAQVQVQNKLNLATPLLPQEVQQQGIRVTKAVKNFLLVIGVVSRDGSMTKDDLSNYIVSNMQDPISRTAGVGDFQVFGAQYAMRIWLDPAKLNNFNLTPVDVKNAIAAQNVQVSSGQLGGLPAVQGQQLNATIIGKTRLQTAEQFKEILLKVNKDGSQVRLKDVAEVGLGGENYAISAQFNGSPASGLAVKLANGANALDTAKALRNTIDSLKPFFPQGMEVVFPYDTTPVVTESIKGVVHTLVEAIALVFLVMFLFLQNFRATVITTMTVPVVLLGTFGILAAAGFSINTLTMFGMVLAIGLLVDDAIVVVENVERVMSEEGLSPKEATKKSMGQIQGALVGIALVLSAVLLPMAFFSGSTGVIYKQFSITIVSAMALSVLVALIFTPALCATMLKPIPKGEHGTPKKGFFGWFNRNFDRGVRSYERGVGNMLTRKAPYLLAYLLIVVGMIWLFTRIPTAFLPEEDQGVLFAQVQTPAGSSAQRTQVVVDEMREYLLRPNKDGGEADAVASVFTVTGFNFAGRGQSSGMAFIMLKPWGERNADNSVFNLAARAQQHFFSFRDAMVFAFAPPAVLELGNATGFDVFLQDRAGIGHEKLMEARNQFLGMAAQSKVLTQVRPNGLNDEPQFQLEIDDEKASALGITISDINNTLSIALGSSYVNDFIDRGRVKKVYVQGQPDSRMSPEDLKKWYVRNAEGTMVPFSAFAKGEWVYGSPKLARYNGVEAVEVLGAPAPGYSTGEAMAEVEAIAKKLPSGVGISWTGLSYEERLSGSQAPALYALSLLMVFLCLAALYESWSIPIAVMLVVPLGIIGALMATSLRGLSNDVYFQVGLLTTIGLAAKNAILIVEFAKELHEQGRTLREAAIEACRMRLRPIIMTSLAFVLGVVPLAISTGAGSGSQHAIGTGVIGGMLTATILAIFWVPLFFVTVSSIGQRKKTDADETTETPKEAGQ
- the emhA gene encoding efflux RND transporter periplasmic adaptor subunit EmhA; protein product: MQFKPAVTALVTAVALASLLSGCKKEEAAPAAPPPQVGVVTLQPQAFTLTSELPGRTSAFRIAEVRPQVNGIILKRLFKEGADVKAGQQLYQIDPSVYEATLKSAEAELRSTKSISDRYKQLVDEQAVSRQEYDTALANRLQSEASLQSAQINVRYTKVYAPISGRIGRSSVTEGALVSNGQADAMAVIQQLDPIYVDVTQSSVELLELRRELESGRLQKAGDNAAAVKLTLEDGSQYKLDGKLEFSEVSVDQTTGSVTLRAVFPNPDHTLLPGMFVHAQLQAGVNSAAILAPQQGVTRDLKGTPTALVVGADNKVELRQLKASRTVGSQWLIEDGLKAGDRLITEGLQYVKPGVEVKATEATNVGTKNPAPAQAADKAAGGKGE
- a CDS encoding alkene reductase, whose protein sequence is MATIFDPIKLGDIELNNRIIMAPLTRCRADEGRVPNALMAEYYVQRASAGLILSEATSVTPMGVGYPDTPGIWSNDQVRGWANVTKAIHAAGGKIFLQLWHVGRISHPSYLNGEAPVAPSAIQPKGHVSLVRPLADYPTPRALETAEIADIVDAYRTGAENAKAAGFDGVEIHGANGYLLDQFLQSSTNQRTDQYGGSLENRARLLLEVTDAAIDVWGAGRVGVHLAPRADSHDMGDDNLAETFTYVARELGKRGIAFICSREKEGADSLGPQLKEAFGGPYIANEKFTKDSANEWLASGKADAVAFGVPFIANPDLPARLQADAPLNEPHPETFYGKGPVGYIDYPTL